The Sporomusa termitida genome has a window encoding:
- the nadE gene encoding NAD(+) synthase produces the protein MLRIALGQMEVIPGRPDLNTAKMLTMINAACNHQADIIIFPEMAIPGYLLGDTWEQQAYLRDCEAFGRQIIAAAGNICVIFGNVAVQWDRHGDDGRVRKHNACFVAHNSRLIATRIKTLHPNYREFDDTRHFVSLRKLAFEEKQDIETLLTPVKISLQGREYTLGCIICEDGWNDDYSTDPIAALHANGPLDLLINISSSPFTLGKNNKRNRVFSRQARETGTPLLYVNNTGLQNNGKTVYTFDGFSTVYSSSGQIITYCQPFTETLAYLELDVDTGGRHRPPVEVPNDFTISSLYQAIHYGVKQFLQSVGITKVVIGVSGGIDSAVAAALYASIISPDNILLVNMPSKFNSQTTRDLAEQLSRNLGCLYTVMPIGQAVEHTAAQITGTPVTNLGSGEQSHLSVSPFVLENIQARDRSARLLGGIAAAFGGVFTCNANKSELTVGYSTLYGDQAGFLAALADLWKHQVYQLADYLNTQIFNREVIPQAAIELVPSAELSWEQSVDEGKGDPIIYPYHDFLFRAFMEFWNRATPEDIVLWYSQGPAVLEQKLGCEPGLVSRLFPGPREFIEDLERWWRLYTGMGVAKRIQAPPVLAVSRRAYGFDHREAQNNVYFTQEYQRLKNQLLPVP, from the coding sequence TTGCTCAGAATTGCTTTAGGCCAGATGGAGGTAATCCCCGGCAGGCCGGACTTAAATACCGCCAAAATGCTAACGATGATCAATGCGGCCTGCAATCACCAGGCAGATATCATTATCTTCCCGGAAATGGCCATCCCGGGTTATCTGCTGGGCGATACCTGGGAACAGCAGGCCTATTTACGGGATTGCGAGGCCTTTGGCCGCCAGATCATTGCCGCCGCCGGCAACATCTGCGTCATCTTTGGCAATGTGGCGGTGCAATGGGACAGGCACGGCGATGATGGACGGGTACGCAAACATAATGCTTGTTTTGTTGCCCATAATAGCCGGTTAATTGCCACCCGCATCAAAACCCTCCATCCTAATTACCGGGAATTTGATGATACCCGGCATTTTGTCAGCTTACGTAAATTAGCATTTGAAGAAAAACAGGATATTGAGACATTATTAACACCGGTAAAAATTTCACTCCAGGGCAGAGAGTATACCCTTGGCTGTATTATCTGCGAAGATGGCTGGAATGACGATTACAGTACGGACCCGATTGCCGCTTTACATGCCAACGGCCCGTTAGACTTACTTATTAATATTTCCAGCTCACCCTTTACACTGGGCAAAAACAATAAGCGCAACCGGGTATTTTCCCGCCAGGCCCGGGAAACCGGCACACCCCTGCTGTATGTTAATAATACAGGCTTGCAAAATAACGGCAAAACTGTCTATACCTTTGACGGCTTCAGCACCGTCTACAGCAGTTCCGGCCAAATTATCACCTATTGCCAGCCCTTCACGGAAACACTTGCTTATCTTGAGCTTGACGTTGACACAGGCGGCCGGCACCGCCCCCCGGTAGAGGTGCCTAATGACTTTACTATCAGCAGCCTGTACCAGGCTATCCATTATGGCGTTAAGCAATTCCTGCAGTCTGTTGGCATAACAAAGGTAGTTATCGGGGTATCCGGCGGCATCGACTCGGCCGTAGCTGCGGCCTTATACGCCAGTATCATAAGCCCTGACAACATTTTATTGGTAAATATGCCCAGTAAATTCAATTCACAAACAACCAGAGACCTGGCTGAGCAATTATCCCGTAATCTTGGTTGTCTGTACACCGTTATGCCGATCGGGCAAGCAGTGGAACATACGGCTGCGCAAATAACCGGCACCCCTGTAACCAATCTTGGCAGCGGCGAGCAAAGCCATTTGTCTGTTTCGCCTTTTGTGTTGGAAAATATCCAGGCCCGCGACCGGTCAGCGCGGCTGCTCGGAGGTATAGCCGCTGCTTTTGGCGGCGTCTTCACCTGCAATGCCAACAAGAGTGAGCTTACGGTGGGCTACTCTACTCTGTACGGCGATCAGGCCGGCTTCCTGGCCGCCCTGGCTGATTTATGGAAACATCAGGTTTATCAACTGGCAGATTATTTAAATACTCAGATTTTTAACCGGGAAGTGATCCCGCAGGCGGCAATTGAGCTGGTGCCAAGCGCCGAGCTGTCCTGGGAGCAATCGGTTGACGAAGGTAAGGGCGATCCCATCATCTATCCTTATCACGACTTTTTATTCCGGGCTTTTATGGAATTTTGGAACCGGGCCACCCCGGAAGATATTGTACTGTGGTATAGCCAGGGCCCCGCTGTGCTTGAACAGAAACTGGGCTGCGAACCGGGTTTAGTAAGCAGGCTCTTCCCGGGGCCGCGTGAGTTTATCGAAGATCTGGAACGTTGGTGGCGCCTCTATACCGGTATGGGTGTGGCCAAACGGATTCAAGCCCCGCCTGTCTTAGCCGTCAGCCGCCGGGCCTACGGCTTTGATCATCGCGAAGCCCAAAACAACGTGTATTTTACCCAGGAATATCAGCGTTTAAAAAATCAGTTATTACCTGTACCTTGA
- a CDS encoding zinc-ribbon domain-containing protein, which yields MECPNCSAQIEAEAGSCPHCGHELAVKVLSRQERDNFAGITIEDRAYSEGRSRYTDYDAGNRNKVKGVNIAFESSGWTGKLIVAAIFALLIFFFLPLLLFILLAVGAVLVTVWLLRLFRR from the coding sequence ATGGAATGTCCTAATTGCAGTGCACAAATAGAAGCCGAAGCCGGTTCCTGCCCGCATTGCGGTCACGAACTGGCAGTTAAAGTGCTCAGCCGTCAGGAACGTGATAATTTTGCTGGCATTACTATCGAAGATAGAGCCTATAGCGAAGGCCGGAGCCGGTATACTGATTATGACGCCGGGAACAGGAACAAGGTTAAGGGCGTTAATATTGCCTTCGAATCTTCCGGCTGGACAGGAAAATTGATTGTTGCAGCTATTTTTGCGCTATTGATATTCTTTTTCCTGCCGTTGCTGTTGTTTATTCTGCTGGCAGTGGGGGCGGTGCTTGTTACCGTGTGGCTGTTACGGCTGTTTAGAAGATAA
- a CDS encoding ABC transporter permease: protein MIRLRALLVKEFIQMRRDRLTFGMMVGLPIIQLLLFGFAINTDVKHLSTIVFDQSLQQEGRDLLSAFQASEYFNIKYVATNYQEVTEAVASGKTKVGIIIPPDYTESIKHGRSAAVQVIVDASDSMTASSAITSAQLIGQIRSQEILAQRLQGLQGRQVELPIDIRIRPWYNPDFIAPFYMVPGILGIVLTMTMVMITSMAIVRERERGTLEQLIVTPMKSHELMLGKIIPYIFVGYVQATLALAVGVLVFDVPLRGSIGLLYGLTTLFIIASLSLGVLISTIAKTQMQAMQMSFFVFLPSVLLSGFMFPREAMPQLFYQLGHLLPLTFYLEILRGIVLKGIGINFLWSQVFALIVYIVAALAISILKFQKKIA, encoded by the coding sequence GTGATTCGTCTAAGGGCCTTGCTGGTTAAAGAGTTTATCCAGATGCGCCGTGACCGTCTGACTTTCGGGATGATGGTGGGGCTGCCGATCATCCAGCTCCTGTTGTTTGGCTTTGCCATCAACACCGATGTCAAGCATCTCTCAACCATCGTGTTTGACCAGTCGCTGCAGCAGGAGGGGCGGGATTTGCTGTCGGCTTTTCAGGCCAGTGAATATTTTAATATTAAATATGTCGCCACCAATTACCAGGAGGTGACAGAAGCCGTCGCCAGCGGCAAAACCAAAGTGGGGATTATTATCCCGCCGGATTATACAGAAAGTATTAAACATGGCCGCAGTGCGGCCGTCCAGGTTATTGTTGATGCCTCCGACTCCATGACCGCATCTTCGGCCATCACCTCGGCCCAGTTGATCGGTCAGATCCGGTCCCAGGAAATCCTGGCGCAACGGCTGCAGGGCCTGCAGGGCCGGCAGGTCGAGCTGCCGATTGATATTCGCATCCGGCCCTGGTATAATCCGGACTTTATCGCTCCTTTTTATATGGTCCCCGGAATTTTAGGGATTGTACTCACCATGACAATGGTTATGATCACCTCGATGGCCATTGTCCGGGAACGGGAGCGGGGCACGCTGGAACAGCTCATTGTTACCCCGATGAAATCCCATGAACTGATGCTGGGCAAAATTATTCCCTATATCTTTGTCGGCTATGTTCAGGCGACACTGGCGCTGGCTGTCGGGGTCCTTGTCTTTGATGTGCCGCTGCGGGGCAGTATTGGCCTGCTTTACGGCTTAACCACTCTGTTTATCATTGCCTCCCTTTCCTTAGGGGTTCTCATTTCCACAATAGCCAAAACCCAGATGCAGGCAATGCAGATGTCTTTTTTCGTTTTTCTCCCCAGTGTATTATTATCTGGTTTTATGTTTCCCCGGGAGGCAATGCCGCAGCTTTTTTATCAACTGGGGCATTTGCTGCCGCTGACTTTTTATCTGGAGATCCTGCGGGGGATTGTGCTGAAAGGGATTGGCATTAATTTTTTATGGTCCCAGGTCTTTGCTTTAATCGTCTATATTGTGGCGGCCCTGGCGATCAGTATCCTGAAATTTCAGAAGAAAATTGCCTGA
- a CDS encoding ABC transporter ATP-binding protein, whose amino-acid sequence MYAIETENLTRVFGDFIAVNQVSLRIPQGGIYGFLGPNGSGKSTTIRMLCGILSPSRGKGRLLGLDLASQGEVIKAKIGYMSQKFSLYEDLTVRQNLEFYAGLYSLTGSRRQERIQAMLAMAGLAARQNDLTATLSGGWKQRLALGCSILHSPPLLFLDEPTGGVDPMSRRLFWDIIYQLSQQGTTVMVTTHFMDEAEHCDAIGFIYEGTLIADDTPANLKKNLPGLLLAIPAPDPMGLFNALTARQLEVMDIYPYGTNVHVLIRADRLADYQEFAYQIIKPSLEDVFVYYVKTKRKEMVV is encoded by the coding sequence ATGTACGCCATAGAAACAGAAAATCTTACCCGGGTATTCGGTGATTTTATTGCTGTTAATCAGGTGAGTCTGCGAATTCCTCAAGGCGGTATCTACGGCTTCCTCGGCCCCAATGGTTCAGGCAAATCGACCACAATCCGGATGCTGTGCGGCATCCTTTCCCCTTCGCGGGGCAAAGGCCGCCTGCTGGGGCTGGACCTGGCGAGTCAGGGCGAAGTCATCAAGGCTAAGATCGGTTATATGTCCCAGAAATTCAGTTTATATGAGGATCTTACCGTGCGGCAAAACCTTGAGTTTTATGCCGGCCTGTATAGCCTGACAGGCTCCCGGCGGCAGGAACGGATCCAAGCCATGCTGGCTATGGCCGGCTTGGCGGCGCGCCAAAATGACCTCACGGCTACCCTGTCCGGCGGGTGGAAGCAGCGGCTGGCGCTGGGGTGTTCCATTCTCCACAGCCCGCCGCTGCTGTTTCTGGACGAACCCACCGGCGGGGTTGACCCGATGTCCCGCCGCCTCTTCTGGGATATTATCTACCAACTGTCCCAGCAGGGAACCACGGTGATGGTGACGACTCATTTTATGGATGAGGCGGAGCACTGTGATGCAATCGGTTTCATTTATGAAGGGACACTGATTGCCGACGATACACCGGCTAATCTGAAAAAAAACCTGCCCGGGCTGCTGCTGGCAATTCCCGCCCCGGACCCAATGGGGCTGTTTAATGCCCTGACGGCGCGCCAGCTGGAGGTTATGGACATTTACCCCTATGGGACCAATGTCCATGTTCTTATTCGGGCCGACCGGCTGGCAGACTATCAGGAGTTTGCCTATCAAATAATAAAACCGTCGCTTGAAGATGTTTTTGTGTATTATGTCAAAACGAAGCGTAAGGAGATGGTGGTGTGA
- a CDS encoding ABC transporter ATP-binding protein, which yields MICLTNVTRQFGRLTAVDNLSLAIKAGSIFGLVGPDGAGKTTTIRMITGIMAPSSGQITLLGSDNPEAVKDQIGYVPQKFSLYGDLTVMENIRVIGALYGAGKQRVEQLGTEILAFTNLLPFKDRLADNLSGGMKQKLALAAGLMHRPQIFFLDEPTTGVDPVSRREFWQMLYRLNQEGTTIFVSTPYMDEAELCTSVAFMNQGRIVACDTPPNLKAGYPFRLLELTVESKAVKAVLARCPVLAVNSFGDRYHLVTEHSPAVVPRIEAALHTAGIREYSLQVIAPTLEDIFVYFAGEGEGPCTP from the coding sequence ATGATTTGTTTAACAAATGTGACCCGGCAGTTTGGCCGGCTGACGGCAGTGGACAATCTTAGCCTGGCGATTAAAGCCGGCAGCATCTTTGGCCTGGTAGGCCCGGATGGGGCCGGCAAGACGACCACAATCCGGATGATTACCGGTATTATGGCTCCCTCCTCCGGTCAGATAACCCTGCTGGGCAGTGACAATCCGGAAGCCGTAAAAGATCAGATCGGCTACGTACCCCAGAAATTCAGTCTGTACGGTGATCTCACCGTTATGGAAAACATTCGGGTCATTGGCGCATTATACGGGGCCGGTAAACAGCGGGTAGAGCAGCTGGGCACGGAAATCCTGGCCTTTACCAACCTGCTGCCGTTTAAAGACCGTCTGGCCGATAACCTGTCCGGGGGGATGAAACAGAAGCTGGCCCTGGCCGCCGGGCTGATGCACCGGCCGCAGATATTCTTTCTGGATGAACCGACTACCGGTGTTGATCCTGTTTCCCGGCGGGAATTCTGGCAAATGCTATATCGTCTGAATCAGGAAGGCACGACAATATTTGTTTCCACTCCCTATATGGATGAAGCGGAGCTGTGTACGTCTGTGGCCTTTATGAATCAGGGCCGGATTGTTGCCTGTGATACGCCGCCTAACCTGAAAGCCGGCTATCCTTTCCGCTTGCTGGAGTTAACGGTTGAGAGCAAGGCCGTTAAGGCTGTACTGGCCAGGTGTCCGGTACTTGCTGTAAACTCTTTTGGTGATCGCTACCATCTGGTTACCGAGCACAGCCCGGCGGTGGTTCCCCGGATTGAAGCAGCCCTGCACACCGCCGGGATTAGGGAGTATTCGCTGCAGGTGATCGCACCGACACTAGAAGATATTTTTGTATATTTTGCCGGGGAGGGAGAGGGCCCATGTACGCCATAG
- a CDS encoding HlyD family secretion protein: protein MMVNKKLLAGVFIIIIAIAAGGAAYQYLRPAETGITATGTIEVTRADIMPKVNGYLTGLDSQVGDTVQAGQKIAQVTRTDLAAQVLRDEAALAKAVAQLRDLEAGPRSQELQELEAALASARSVYEQARQDYARYQSLYQAGAVSAQQLDTAGANADVAYNAMVAARQRYALGVEGSRPETIEAQRLEVERSRAVLAASKMLVEDTAVLSPINGLVLSKNYENGEYVNPGAAVLTVGDMSDCWLKVYVPSTQLGLIAVGQGAQVKVDSFPRRIFSGEIREISQNAEFTPRQSITQSERANLVFAVKVKIDNTEGILKPGMPADVVLQ, encoded by the coding sequence ATGATGGTCAATAAAAAGCTGCTGGCAGGCGTCTTTATTATCATTATCGCCATCGCCGCCGGCGGGGCCGCTTACCAATATCTCAGGCCGGCCGAAACCGGTATTACGGCTACCGGCACGATCGAGGTCACCAGAGCCGATATTATGCCCAAGGTCAATGGTTATTTGACCGGTTTGGACAGCCAGGTTGGCGACACGGTACAGGCCGGACAAAAAATTGCCCAGGTAACCAGAACCGACTTAGCCGCCCAGGTGCTGCGGGATGAAGCGGCGTTAGCCAAAGCGGTGGCTCAGCTCCGGGACCTGGAGGCCGGTCCGCGCAGTCAGGAATTGCAAGAGCTGGAGGCGGCGCTGGCTTCGGCCCGCTCGGTATATGAGCAAGCCAGACAAGACTATGCACGCTACCAAAGTCTATACCAGGCCGGGGCTGTCTCCGCCCAGCAACTGGACACAGCCGGTGCCAATGCCGATGTGGCTTATAATGCAATGGTGGCAGCCAGGCAGCGCTATGCTCTGGGGGTCGAGGGCAGCCGCCCGGAAACCATTGAGGCTCAGCGGCTGGAGGTAGAACGCAGCCGGGCCGTTTTGGCGGCCAGCAAGATGCTGGTAGAAGACACGGCGGTGCTGAGTCCGATTAACGGCCTGGTTCTTTCGAAAAACTATGAGAACGGCGAGTATGTCAATCCCGGGGCGGCGGTTCTTACCGTGGGCGATATGAGTGACTGCTGGCTTAAGGTATATGTGCCGTCAACCCAGCTGGGGCTGATTGCCGTTGGCCAGGGGGCTCAGGTTAAGGTCGACTCTTTCCCCCGGCGCATATTCAGCGGTGAAATCAGGGAAATCAGCCAAAATGCGGAATTTACCCCGCGCCAGAGCATTACCCAAAGCGAACGGGCCAATCTGGTGTTTGCGGTTAAAGTAAAGATTGATAATACGGAAGGTATTCTAAAACCGGGGATGCCGGCCGATGTGGTGCTGCAATGA
- a CDS encoding TetR/AcrR family transcriptional regulator, giving the protein MEKDAKEKLIAAGERLFAAKGLAGVSIRQLAKEAGTNSALISYHFGSKEGLYAAILENQFAPIHELLDRVKGIRASATEKIMGYAHNVVIVHQKMPFLTKFLMGELLNPSRFFKPVIHKHIERIYLFITETLREGIAAGEFRSDLDVKTATLALAGIMNFYFITRPINRHFVENDSDQDAQYAVNAIEIFLNGVKNHDGQ; this is encoded by the coding sequence GTGGAAAAAGATGCCAAAGAAAAACTGATTGCCGCTGGAGAAAGACTGTTTGCCGCAAAAGGGCTGGCCGGTGTGTCGATTAGGCAGCTGGCTAAAGAGGCCGGCACCAACAGCGCCTTAATTTCCTATCATTTCGGCAGTAAGGAGGGCCTGTATGCGGCAATTCTGGAAAACCAGTTTGCGCCGATCCATGAACTGCTGGACAGGGTAAAGGGGATCAGAGCCTCGGCTACGGAAAAAATCATGGGTTATGCCCATAATGTCGTCATTGTCCACCAAAAGATGCCCTTTTTAACCAAGTTCCTTATGGGCGAATTATTAAATCCCTCCCGCTTCTTTAAACCTGTTATTCACAAACATATTGAACGCATCTATCTGTTTATTACTGAAACGCTGCGTGAAGGGATTGCTGCCGGTGAGTTCCGCAGCGATCTGGATGTTAAGACGGCAACGCTGGCTTTGGCCGGAATCATGAATTTCTATTTTATTACCAGGCCGATAAACCGTCATTTTGTCGAAAACGATTCTGACCAGGATGCCCAGTATGCCGTTAATGCCATAGAGATTTTTTTGAACGGGGTGAAAAATCATGATGGTCAATAA
- a CDS encoding ADP-ribosylglycohydrolase family protein produces the protein MLDRAYGCLIGAAIGDAMGMPASFMTPQQIEKSYGRISGFNKPSAAQVAHGMLSEGAITDDTEESLIIASVLIEHAGFSRALFVAKMKEWAVNNNMLASTVIGPSTRRFLTAITTGADYLEAAKIGDTNGGAMRVAPIGIYYQGDIQQAVRAACESALVSHGSKPGVSSTCAVAAAVACAMAGDRNITEVMEAALYGARFGEEQGYDIPAPSVEARIRLAIETVDRHAGKSLTAVGNLLYRLLGAGMKSYESIPLSLGVFYAGQGQFAESLLTIINIGDDADTNGAIVGALCGAFGGAAAINAEWKEHIQAVNNIDLTQLAAQLIRRA, from the coding sequence ATGTTAGATCGTGCTTATGGATGTTTAATTGGCGCAGCTATTGGGGATGCAATGGGCATGCCGGCCTCGTTTATGACGCCGCAGCAGATTGAAAAGTCTTATGGGCGGATCAGCGGCTTTAATAAGCCGTCGGCAGCCCAGGTCGCCCATGGCATGTTATCAGAGGGGGCTATAACCGATGACACGGAAGAAAGCCTGATTATTGCCTCAGTTTTAATTGAGCATGCCGGTTTCAGCCGGGCGCTGTTTGTCGCGAAAATGAAAGAATGGGCAGTCAACAATAACATGCTGGCTTCGACCGTGATTGGGCCCAGTACCAGAAGATTTCTGACCGCGATTACCACAGGCGCCGACTATCTGGAAGCGGCTAAAATCGGTGATACGAACGGCGGGGCTATGCGGGTTGCCCCTATCGGTATTTATTATCAGGGCGACATTCAGCAGGCAGTCCGGGCGGCTTGTGAGTCGGCCCTTGTGTCTCATGGCAGTAAACCCGGCGTTAGCTCAACCTGTGCGGTCGCAGCGGCAGTCGCCTGCGCCATGGCCGGCGATAGAAATATTACTGAGGTTATGGAGGCGGCTTTGTATGGGGCCCGGTTCGGCGAGGAGCAGGGGTATGATATTCCGGCTCCGTCCGTAGAGGCGCGAATCAGGCTGGCGATAGAAACGGTGGACCGTCATGCCGGTAAAAGTCTGACCGCGGTTGGCAACCTGTTATACCGGCTGCTTGGTGCCGGCATGAAAAGCTATGAATCAATCCCACTCAGCCTGGGGGTTTTTTATGCCGGCCAGGGGCAGTTTGCAGAATCCCTGCTCACTATTATTAATATTGGCGACGATGCCGACACCAACGGCGCCATTGTCGGTGCCTTATGCGGCGCCTTTGGCGGCGCAGCCGCCATTAATGCCGAGTGGAAGGAACATATTCAGGCGGTTAACAACATTGATCTGACGCAATTGGCAGCCCAGCTCATCCGCCGGGCCTAA
- a CDS encoding carbohydrate kinase family protein, with product MGSDNLIRNKVLVLGGLIIDKYLLVGEYPAKGEDVLINESFERVGGSTINVACTLKNLGITAYPVSTVGDDPDGQVIEAYLQAANIPRDCARVQAGQRTGYSLVIVDAASERTFMTFKGCESKFSTALIAAPLMASTAFVYLTGYYLLAENAGEIVDFVREIKARGAAVMFDPGPLVQAINGSILLAVLGLSDILVPNTTEINRLRERLAITGDFIEWATAQGISYVIIKNGSKGVTAYTGRKRYELPAFAVKAVDTTGAGDCFAAGCIYGFLQGLAIEEILKIGSACGALNTTFIGPNGNFGLDDIKKLIKGD from the coding sequence ATGGGGAGTGATAACCTTATAAGGAATAAAGTACTGGTGCTGGGCGGGCTGATTATCGATAAATACCTGCTGGTGGGAGAGTATCCGGCTAAAGGCGAGGATGTACTGATTAATGAATCGTTTGAGCGGGTGGGCGGGTCGACAATTAATGTGGCCTGCACCCTGAAGAATCTGGGGATTACTGCCTACCCGGTTTCAACCGTAGGCGACGATCCTGACGGCCAGGTGATCGAAGCTTATTTACAAGCAGCCAATATTCCCCGGGACTGTGCCCGGGTACAGGCCGGTCAGCGTACCGGGTATTCCCTGGTCATTGTGGACGCTGCTTCGGAAAGGACATTTATGACCTTTAAAGGCTGTGAGAGCAAGTTTTCGACCGCCTTAATCGCAGCGCCGTTAATGGCGTCAACTGCATTTGTTTATCTGACCGGTTATTACCTTCTGGCCGAAAACGCCGGTGAAATTGTTGATTTTGTCCGGGAGATAAAAGCCCGGGGTGCGGCGGTCATGTTTGATCCCGGGCCGCTGGTGCAGGCGATTAACGGCAGCATCTTGCTGGCCGTACTGGGCCTGAGCGATATTCTGGTACCTAATACAACAGAAATTAACAGGCTCAGAGAACGGCTGGCTATTACCGGTGATTTTATAGAATGGGCAACTGCGCAGGGGATTAGCTATGTCATTATTAAGAATGGCAGTAAAGGGGTAACCGCCTATACGGGCCGGAAAAGATATGAACTCCCGGCATTTGCGGTCAAGGCGGTAGATACAACCGGTGCCGGCGATTGTTTTGCCGCTGGTTGTATCTATGGTTTTTTGCAAGGCCTTGCTATAGAAGAGATATTAAAAATTGGGTCAGCCTGTGGTGCCTTGAATACGACTTTTATTGGCCCCAACGGCAATTTTGGCCTTGACGATATTAAAAAATTAATCAAAGGGGATTAA
- a CDS encoding ABC transporter ATP-binding protein, with protein sequence MSYFLLNNLTKRYDSNLVLNNINLSIEQGTFLSLLGPSGCGKTTTLKIVAGFESPDAGEVVVAGEVYNQLPVYRRNVGMVFQSYALFPHMTVAQNIAFGLEQRQLDPGLIKKQVAEAIDMVQLTGFEKRKPSQLSGGQQQRVALARALVIRPRLLLLDESLSALDKKLRVDMQVELRQIQKYLGITTIFVTHDQEEALTLSDKIAVMKNGNIIQLDTPHAIYEKPGSTFVAGFLGQSNFFQVVVKALDQGRYCLELGNGEQIRLPAGAAAGRQPGAACILAVRPERISLAAERPAGKDCLCGRVKFITYAGNISNFRVEVMGSEVIVQLQNSFSGERFKTGDEVYLTWDPAGSVLLDE encoded by the coding sequence ATGTCTTATTTTTTGCTCAATAATCTGACTAAGCGCTATGATTCCAACCTGGTCCTGAATAATATTAATCTTAGTATTGAACAGGGTACTTTTTTGTCGCTGCTGGGGCCTTCCGGCTGTGGCAAGACAACAACCCTCAAAATTGTCGCCGGCTTTGAAAGCCCGGACGCCGGGGAAGTAGTGGTGGCCGGCGAGGTCTATAACCAGCTGCCGGTGTATCGCCGCAACGTAGGCATGGTTTTTCAAAGCTATGCCCTGTTTCCCCACATGACTGTCGCCCAAAATATTGCTTTTGGCCTGGAGCAGCGGCAGCTTGACCCGGGGCTGATAAAAAAACAGGTGGCCGAAGCTATTGATATGGTACAACTGACGGGGTTTGAAAAAAGGAAGCCCAGTCAGTTGTCCGGCGGACAACAGCAGCGGGTTGCGTTAGCCAGGGCGCTGGTCATCAGACCGCGGTTGTTGCTACTGGATGAAAGCCTGAGCGCTCTGGATAAAAAATTGCGGGTGGATATGCAGGTCGAACTGCGGCAGATTCAAAAATACCTGGGCATTACCACTATCTTTGTGACCCATGATCAGGAGGAAGCGTTAACCCTGTCCGACAAAATCGCGGTTATGAAAAATGGCAATATTATTCAGCTGGACACACCGCATGCTATCTATGAAAAACCGGGGAGTACTTTTGTTGCCGGCTTTTTGGGCCAATCCAATTTTTTTCAGGTGGTTGTCAAAGCGCTTGATCAGGGCCGTTATTGTCTGGAACTGGGTAACGGGGAGCAAATCCGGCTACCGGCCGGAGCGGCTGCCGGCCGGCAGCCGGGAGCCGCCTGCATTCTGGCCGTGCGGCCGGAGCGCATCAGTCTGGCGGCTGAGCGTCCGGCCGGTAAGGATTGTTTGTGCGGGCGAGTCAAGTTTATCACCTATGCCGGCAATATTTCCAATTTCCGGGTAGAGGTGATGGGGTCAGAAGTCATTGTTCAGCTGCAAAACTCTTTCAGCGGTGAGCGTTTTAAAACCGGCGATGAAGTGTATTTAACCTGGGACCCGGCAGGCAGCGTCCTGCTTGATGAGTAG
- a CDS encoding ABC transporter permease, which translates to MKKQGLAWLYAALIFSFLYIPVFVLALMSFNQSRYNTLPFAFSTHWYSLLLANTKLMAAVINSVYIAAITAVICVVLATALVLGLPAGRSRIRSLVNSLVLMPLTIPWLIMGLSLLLLLTELGFSKNLFMLLSGHIIISLPYAVLVIGARLADMDKSIEEAAYSLGANEWTTFYRIVLPNIWPALIAGGFLAFMISFDNFVISYFLIPSGSSTLPIEIYSSIKFGFTPEINAAATIILVVTMAMILLIAALMQSSIKNVFGR; encoded by the coding sequence ATGAAAAAACAAGGATTAGCCTGGCTGTATGCGGCTCTGATTTTTTCCTTTTTGTACATTCCGGTTTTTGTGCTGGCGCTGATGTCCTTCAATCAGTCCCGTTATAATACGCTGCCCTTTGCTTTCAGCACCCACTGGTACAGTTTACTGCTTGCCAATACCAAGCTGATGGCTGCTGTCATCAACAGTGTCTATATTGCCGCAATCACAGCCGTTATCTGTGTTGTGCTGGCAACTGCGCTGGTGCTTGGCCTGCCGGCAGGACGCAGCCGGATCAGGAGTCTTGTGAATTCCCTGGTGCTTATGCCACTGACCATTCCCTGGCTGATTATGGGCTTATCCTTATTGCTGCTGCTCACGGAACTGGGATTCAGTAAAAATCTGTTCATGCTGTTAAGCGGCCATATTATTATCTCCCTGCCTTATGCCGTGCTGGTTATCGGGGCCAGACTTGCCGACATGGATAAATCGATTGAGGAAGCTGCCTATAGTCTGGGGGCCAATGAGTGGACAACCTTTTACCGGATTGTTCTGCCTAATATCTGGCCGGCGCTGATTGCCGGCGGGTTCCTGGCTTTTATGATTTCCTTTGATAATTTTGTCATTTCCTATTTTCTGATCCCTTCCGGGAGCAGTACCCTGCCAATTGAGATTTATTCTTCCATAAAGTTCGGCTTTACCCCGGAGATTAATGCTGCGGCAACCATTATCCTGGTGGTGACGATGGCGATGATCCTATTGATTGCAGCCTTAATGCAGTCCTCAATTAAGAATGTCTTTGGGAGGTAA